The Bacteroides fragilis NCTC 9343 genome includes the window TGGTGCACAGTTTATGGCGTATACCAATGGTGGCAAAGTAGAACCGGCAGGTACCCGTGAGTATGGACGTGCTCACCTGACTTCTTTCTGCAAGGACAATGTTTTGTTCAAAGGTGTGAGAGAGGGTACGCAGGTATGGATGAGCCACGGTGATACCATTACTGCTATCCCTGAGAATTTTAAAACCATTGCATCGACAGACAAAGTGGCTATTGCCGCCTATCAGGTAGAGGGCGAACAGGTATGGGGAGTACAGTTCCATCCGGAAGTTTTCCACAGTGAAGACGGTACGCAGATGCTTCGCAATTTCGTTGTCGATGTATGTGGCTGTAAACAGGACTGGAGTCCGGCGTCATTCATCGAGAGCACGGTTGCCGAATTGAAAGCTCAGCTGGGTGATGACAAGGTTGTACTGGGATTAAGCGGAGGAGTTGACTCTTCTGTAGCCGCCGTTTTGCTGAACAGGGCTATTGGCAAGAATCTGACTTGTATTTTCGTTGACCACGGTATGCTTCGCAAGAACGAGTTTAAGAACGTGATGCACGATTACGAATGCCTTGGCTTGAACGTGATTGGTGTGGATGCCAGTGAGAAGTTCTTCTCTGAACTGGAAGGCGTCACCGAACCTGAACGTAAACGTAAAATTATAGGTAAAGGATTTATTGACGTATTCGATGAAGAAGCACATAAACTGAAAGATGTGAAATGGCTGGCTCAGGGTACGATTTATCCGGACTGTATCGAGTCGCTTTCTATCACCGGTACTGTTATCAAGAGTCACCACAATGTGGGAGGACTTCCTGAAAAGATGAATCTAAAACTTTGTGAACCGCTTCGCCTGTTGTTTAAGGACGAGGTTCGTCGTGTAGGTAGAGAGTTAGGTATGCCCGAGCACTTGATTACCCGTCATCCTTTCCCCGGGCCGGGACTTGCTGTTCGTATCTTAGGTGATATTACTCCTGAGAAGGTTCGTATCTTGCAAGATGCCGATGATATCTTTATTCAGGGTTTGCGCGATTGGGGATTGTACGATCAGGTGTGGCAGGCAGGTGTTATCTTGCTTCCTGTTCAATCGGTAGGCGTAATGGGAGACGAACGTACTTACGAACGTGCCGTTGCTTTGCGTGCCGTGACTTCAACGGATGCTATGACAGCCGACTGGGCGCATTTGCCTTATGAATTCCTTGGTAAAGTGTCGAATGATATTATAAATAAGGTAAAAGGTGTGAACCGTGTGACCTATGATATCAGTTCGAAGCCACCTGCAACTATCGAATGGGAATAAAATCCTGTGATTGACTTTTAGCGATATTTTATATTGATATTTGAAATCAGCATTTTAAGTAAATGATTGCTTAATCTGCTGATTTCTTTTTATGATATCGGTTGAAGTCATTTATTCCGATTTACGATAGAAAATTTAGTTGTTGAAATAGCAAATATCTCTTTCATTACCGTATATGTATTATTGGGGG containing:
- the guaA gene encoding glutamine-hydrolyzing GMP synthase → MQEKIIILDFGSQTTQLIGRRVRELDTYCEIVPYNKFPKGDETVKGVILSGSPFSVYDESAFKVDLSEIRGKYPILGICYGAQFMAYTNGGKVEPAGTREYGRAHLTSFCKDNVLFKGVREGTQVWMSHGDTITAIPENFKTIASTDKVAIAAYQVEGEQVWGVQFHPEVFHSEDGTQMLRNFVVDVCGCKQDWSPASFIESTVAELKAQLGDDKVVLGLSGGVDSSVAAVLLNRAIGKNLTCIFVDHGMLRKNEFKNVMHDYECLGLNVIGVDASEKFFSELEGVTEPERKRKIIGKGFIDVFDEEAHKLKDVKWLAQGTIYPDCIESLSITGTVIKSHHNVGGLPEKMNLKLCEPLRLLFKDEVRRVGRELGMPEHLITRHPFPGPGLAVRILGDITPEKVRILQDADDIFIQGLRDWGLYDQVWQAGVILLPVQSVGVMGDERTYERAVALRAVTSTDAMTADWAHLPYEFLGKVSNDIINKVKGVNRVTYDISSKPPATIEWE